From a region of the Priestia megaterium genome:
- a CDS encoding L,D-transpeptidase, whose amino-acid sequence MKKFLVNSLMVFALAFVTLFGSSAVKAEAAVTKSDDLIIINKHYNKLIYYHNGYVEMIEPVATGKSWEKTPVGHFKIVNKIKNRPYYTGHIPGGDPRNPLGKRWLGLDADETKGDTYAIHGNANESSIGKYVSQGCVRMHNASIEKLFDKVKVGTPVAITNSPKSFQELTKIYGYKFKGYNTK is encoded by the coding sequence ATGAAGAAGTTCTTAGTAAATTCATTAATGGTATTTGCACTTGCTTTTGTAACCCTGTTCGGAAGCTCAGCAGTTAAAGCTGAAGCAGCCGTAACAAAGAGTGATGATTTAATTATTATTAATAAGCACTACAACAAACTAATCTATTATCATAATGGATATGTTGAGATGATTGAACCAGTAGCTACGGGGAAAAGTTGGGAGAAAACACCTGTAGGACATTTTAAAATCGTGAATAAAATTAAAAATCGTCCATATTATACAGGACATATTCCTGGGGGTGACCCACGTAATCCACTTGGTAAACGTTGGTTGGGTCTAGATGCTGATGAAACAAAAGGCGATACATATGCTATTCACGGTAACGCTAATGAATCAAGTATTGGAAAATATGTGAGTCAAGGATGTGTGAGAATGCATAACGCTTCAATTGAGAAACTTTTTGATAAAGTTAAGGTTGGAACACCTGTTGCAATTACAAATTCACCTAAGAGCTTTCAAGAACTAACAAAAATTTATGGTTATAAGTTTAAAGGTTATAATACTAAATAA
- a CDS encoding MerR family transcriptional regulator has product MLRVITAEAAYTTEELADILGLPISTIRKYNFHFAKIGVQFTKKHGRLAYTNDDVTIFHELKRIYAYPEMTLEKAVITVAKKFNLVQIPDTPPNISTEKQTLRSEPLEIQMKEIQSYVDAKFEERERQLISMAREIRALKKAQQQKKSLYKWLKTFFEK; this is encoded by the coding sequence ATGTTGAGAGTCATAACCGCAGAAGCAGCATATACCACCGAAGAATTAGCCGATATACTTGGTTTGCCCATATCAACTATACGAAAATACAACTTCCATTTTGCCAAAATTGGTGTGCAATTTACTAAAAAACACGGTAGATTAGCTTATACAAATGACGACGTTACCATCTTTCATGAACTAAAAAGAATTTATGCTTATCCCGAAATGACCTTAGAAAAAGCCGTTATAACCGTTGCAAAAAAATTCAACTTAGTACAAATACCAGACACTCCACCAAACATTTCAACTGAAAAGCAAACCCTTAGGTCAGAACCACTTGAGATACAAATGAAAGAGATTCAAAGCTATGTCGATGCAAAATTTGAGGAACGTGAACGTCAATTAATTTCAATGGCTCGCGAAATTCGAGCGTTAAAAAAAGCACAACAACAAAAGAAAAGCCTTTATAAGTGGTTAAAAACCTTTTTTGAAAAATGA
- a CDS encoding replication protein, which translates to MTKILTCYLKDVDTFNGRFKWLWTNKSTLRKKKEEFLDTLRTHFKQQQSAIHKEFPKKRMEMLDHVIYNLVATGIQAIRSETLMKKFNVSKSTVSRFVRSLKMTPFIIVSRYIKEDTNGAHPDSYVFILKSHKNFDKICDEIFFAHDMTGVQNVQKEEMTTPMTTPVTNQEMAENVDITGLETDKSPDAFINLDLPVNHINNHLMSVSQSFTYIKGVPKKVNQVYAGKYGHQLQDFYARIQNAAKAVKRDTEIEIKKEQVHEIAYTSIVGLDKYVHEANQQGNPLSLGNMCRLIYQIAKNQFYELVDPKKQDYSPVYANQQEVIHNESETATLAKPKHIIRKELVPDWLKAEQKQQEEGTQKAEVSLEQQLEMIQLKQDLGQELTPEEENLLEEHSSTYSLLEIAQVKQDLGQALTPEEQECLRQHNKLKDTAS; encoded by the coding sequence ATGACAAAAATCTTGACCTGCTATTTAAAAGATGTAGATACCTTTAATGGACGGTTCAAATGGCTATGGACCAACAAGTCCACACTTCGGAAAAAGAAAGAAGAGTTTTTAGACACTCTTCGTACCCACTTTAAACAACAACAATCAGCTATACATAAAGAATTTCCTAAAAAGAGAATGGAAATGCTCGATCACGTCATCTATAACCTAGTGGCTACGGGCATTCAAGCGATCCGTTCTGAAACGCTCATGAAAAAATTTAATGTTTCCAAAAGCACTGTTTCTCGTTTTGTACGTTCGTTAAAAATGACGCCGTTTATTATTGTCTCTCGTTACATTAAAGAAGACACAAACGGTGCTCATCCTGACAGCTATGTATTTATCCTTAAAAGTCATAAAAACTTTGACAAAATTTGTGATGAGATCTTTTTTGCGCATGACATGACAGGGGTTCAAAATGTCCAAAAAGAAGAAATGACAACTCCTATGACAACTCCTGTGACGAATCAAGAAATGGCCGAAAACGTTGATATAACAGGCTTAGAGACCGATAAATCACCTGATGCCTTTATTAACCTTGATTTACCTGTAAATCATATAAATAATCATTTAATGTCTGTTTCACAGTCCTTCACCTATATCAAAGGTGTGCCTAAGAAAGTCAATCAAGTCTATGCAGGTAAGTATGGGCATCAACTACAAGACTTTTATGCTCGTATTCAAAATGCTGCAAAAGCTGTGAAACGAGATACAGAGATTGAGATAAAAAAAGAGCAAGTGCATGAAATTGCGTATACATCCATTGTGGGATTAGATAAATATGTACATGAAGCCAATCAACAAGGTAACCCTTTATCCCTAGGGAATATGTGTCGATTAATCTATCAAATTGCGAAAAATCAATTCTATGAATTGGTAGACCCTAAAAAACAGGATTATTCACCAGTATACGCAAACCAACAAGAAGTTATACATAACGAAAGCGAAACAGCAACATTAGCTAAACCTAAACATATTATCCGTAAGGAACTAGTTCCAGATTGGTTAAAAGCTGAACAGAAGCAACAAGAAGAGGGTACACAAAAAGCAGAGGTTTCTCTGGAGCAACAGCTTGAAATGATTCAGTTGAAGCAAGACTTAGGACAAGAGTTAACACCAGAAGAAGAGAACTTGCTGGAGGAGCACAGCTCCACGTATAGCTTGTTGGAGATAGCTCAGGTAAAACAAGACCTAGGACAAGCTTTAACACCAGAGGAACAAGAATGTTTGCGTCAACACAATAAGCTAAAAGACACAGCTTCCTAA
- a CDS encoding plasmid stabilization protein has translation MPHKITLTGSATGPLREYDRYVAFDMREKGSPSAPKGLKKSTFISYTVFVAKKAFNKTGLTKKSIMHEKILIQGEPTLDIPIDECPGEVGVICFQITVLPSKNDKEKNESDAKKEPKQEASAPSEAQTNTESKKQEEAQAPVSQPVAKEEKKEVKPIQPEVQQAPTEEKKAEEKKTTLSNQPKGTQDLLNFDDIIVPEEFLKTRPNPEKTQKVIDFVKRTGRLDEPLTIEKGSKILKDGYRRYIVAKTVKMDQVPVVYEYQK, from the coding sequence ATGCCACATAAAATTACGTTAACCGGATCAGCCACAGGCCCACTACGGGAATATGATCGCTACGTTGCCTTTGATATGCGTGAAAAAGGGTCACCATCTGCGCCTAAAGGATTAAAGAAAAGCACCTTTATTTCGTATACGGTGTTTGTTGCGAAGAAAGCCTTTAATAAAACAGGCCTCACGAAGAAAAGCATCATGCATGAAAAAATCTTAATTCAAGGGGAACCAACGTTAGACATTCCCATTGATGAATGCCCTGGTGAAGTAGGGGTGATTTGTTTTCAAATTACGGTTCTCCCAAGTAAAAATGATAAAGAGAAGAATGAGTCAGATGCGAAAAAAGAACCTAAACAAGAGGCATCTGCGCCTTCTGAAGCCCAAACGAACACGGAATCTAAAAAACAGGAAGAAGCACAAGCACCTGTTTCTCAACCTGTAGCAAAAGAAGAGAAGAAAGAAGTAAAGCCTATTCAGCCAGAAGTACAACAAGCGCCTACAGAAGAGAAAAAGGCCGAGGAAAAAAAGACAACACTATCCAACCAACCGAAGGGAACTCAGGATCTATTGAACTTTGATGATATTATCGTTCCTGAAGAGTTCTTAAAAACACGCCCAAACCCTGAAAAAACGCAAAAGGTGATCGATTTTGTGAAGCGTACAGGACGCCTAGATGAGCCATTAACAATTGAAAAAGGGTCAAAGATCTTAAAAGATGGATACCGTCGTTATATCGTGGCCAAAACCGTTAAAATGGATCAAGTTCCTGTTGTCTATGAATATCAAAAGTAA
- a CDS encoding AbrB/MazE/SpoVT family DNA-binding domain-containing protein gives MKSKGIIRRVDKLGRVALPVEIRSIFNIKERAPVKIHINEDKIILKKNRHLLECMITGEISLQNRLYSGGIVLSTRGAEILFHALKITN, from the coding sequence ATGAAATCAAAAGGTATTATAAGAAGAGTAGATAAGTTAGGGCGTGTAGCTCTTCCAGTTGAGATACGAAGCATTTTTAACATTAAAGAGAGAGCTCCTGTAAAAATTCATATAAATGAAGATAAGATTATTTTAAAGAAAAATAGGCATTTGCTCGAATGTATGATAACAGGTGAAATCTCTCTACAAAACAGGTTATATTCAGGTGGAATAGTGTTAAGTACAAGAGGAGCAGAAATTTTATTTCATGCATTAAAAATAACTAATTGA
- a CDS encoding SMI1/KNR4 family protein: MQNISTGCVYGEPASIEDIEVLEKLFSIQIPKELRSLLYETNGVNDSYGYSLIWSIEKIIRENLNLGERLEDIYLPFNNLLFFSDARNGDMFGYSISDRSIKQNDIYLWNHGNNEQTQIAPSLNDFVEDWISGKLSI; this comes from the coding sequence ATACAAAATATTTCAACAGGATGTGTATATGGAGAACCGGCTAGTATAGAGGACATAGAAGTGCTAGAAAAGCTATTTAGTATTCAGATTCCAAAAGAATTAAGAAGTTTGTTGTATGAAACAAATGGTGTAAATGATAGTTATGGTTACTCATTAATTTGGTCTATAGAGAAAATTATAAGAGAAAATTTAAATTTAGGAGAAAGATTGGAGGACATATACCTTCCTTTTAACAATTTGTTATTTTTCTCAGATGCTAGGAATGGTGATATGTTTGGATATTCAATATCAGATAGATCTATAAAACAAAATGATATTTATCTTTGGAATCATGGGAACAATGAACAAACCCAGATTGCGCCTTCTTTGAATGATTTTGTAGAAGATTGGATAAGTGGAAAATTAAGCATTTAA
- a CDS encoding GlsB/YeaQ/YmgE family stress response membrane protein produces the protein MEILWMLIVGGIIGWLAGLITGRGVPGGIIGNIIAGFIGSWLGGLILGSWGPVIGGFAIIPAIIGSIILVLIVSFILRKMVQKKNHGHHAK, from the coding sequence ATGGAGATTCTATGGATGCTAATTGTAGGTGGAATTATTGGATGGCTCGCCGGTTTAATTACAGGACGCGGCGTTCCTGGAGGTATTATTGGTAATATTATTGCTGGTTTTATTGGTTCTTGGTTAGGTGGCCTTATCTTGGGAAGTTGGGGGCCAGTCATTGGTGGGTTTGCCATCATCCCAGCCATAATCGGATCTATCATTTTAGTGCTAATTGTAAGCTTTATTTTACGAAAAATGGTCCAAAAAAAGAATCATGGTCATCACGCAAAATAA
- a CDS encoding site-2 protease family protein → MFGFSNMPKFLFSFLLVLPLVSLVHQLGHSVMAIFFGGRVDFTIGKGKTIFKWRKIKIKSVYFLDSFCVYEKLKYDNRFTHACVYAGGAMANLASIFLINGLVISDILSASLFSYQFVYFSVYYIVFSLLPIKYTETNSSDGRAIYDALRYGKITCNPD, encoded by the coding sequence GTGTTTGGATTCAGTAATATGCCTAAATTCTTGTTTTCTTTCTTACTTGTACTACCACTTGTATCTCTTGTTCACCAATTAGGTCATTCTGTCATGGCAATCTTTTTCGGAGGGCGAGTGGATTTTACCATTGGAAAAGGGAAAACGATTTTTAAATGGAGAAAAATTAAAATAAAATCCGTTTACTTTTTAGATTCTTTTTGTGTATATGAAAAACTAAAATACGACAATCGATTTACCCATGCTTGTGTCTATGCTGGAGGTGCCATGGCTAATTTAGCCTCTATTTTCCTTATAAATGGTTTAGTTATATCTGACATCCTTTCAGCAAGTCTCTTTTCTTACCAATTTGTCTACTTTTCTGTTTATTATATTGTCTTCTCGCTACTGCCCATCAAATATACAGAAACAAATTCAAGCGATGGACGTGCTATTTATGATGCATTGAGATATGGAAAAATAACATGTAACCCTGATTAA
- a CDS encoding aspartyl-phosphate phosphatase Spo0E family protein, which produces MGEIVQEDKGVLKQTLLIEIEKAKETMIQVAREEGITSESTLQISQSIDQLLNRLHKVSLTK; this is translated from the coding sequence GTGGGAGAGATAGTGCAGGAGGATAAGGGTGTTCTAAAACAAACTTTATTGATAGAAATAGAAAAGGCCAAGGAGACTATGATTCAAGTGGCACGAGAAGAAGGTATAACCAGTGAAAGTACACTTCAAATCAGTCAGTCCATTGATCAATTATTAAATAGATTACATAAGGTAAGCTTAACAAAGTAA
- a CDS encoding helix-turn-helix domain-containing protein codes for MAKRSKLGRFLDKEGYNITKLAQMTGLNRNTISKIYTDSSYVPSGATIKKIMKALRSLDPSKKTEDFFDI; via the coding sequence GTGGCTAAAAGAAGTAAGTTAGGTAGATTTTTAGATAAGGAAGGTTATAACATAACAAAATTAGCCCAAATGACGGGTTTAAATAGAAACACAATTAGTAAAATATACACTGATTCAAGTTATGTTCCATCTGGAGCTACAATAAAAAAGATTATGAAGGCATTAAGATCACTTGATCCAAGCAAAAAGACCGAGGATTTTTTTGACATATGA
- a CDS encoding FtsK/SpoIIIE domain-containing protein — MFEKLKLRGQLIKAFRTAEIYRVIKRGDRTSYQFPKIHRIDHHHTYTRYAFSLLNGIDPELLTKKRWALRQVLGSNIEINGSLKNFSITVHHKSLPKRLNYSYEAIHPHIEKMELPVCIGQDIYGNPISWDFADLETLLISGEIGAGKSSLMRVILTTWVKYTSPEDLRLVLVDLKRADLGLFHGIEHVDALCFEAKDMRRPFALLRAEMYRRGDLLLEHGVTHISRLPFKLPRIVVVVDEMSIIKRETDLVEMIQQFASQGRALGVHTIIAMQRPDADLLNSALKANLRVRISGRQADATNAKVAGVMGAEEIDAAARGRMKIKIDEVKEFQAYFLDEEACKEMLSSHKTRVKDLEPQLEVVSQPLFGLLEKEEQR, encoded by the coding sequence ATGTTTGAAAAACTAAAACTGCGTGGCCAGTTGATAAAGGCATTTCGTACCGCAGAGATTTATCGGGTCATAAAGCGTGGAGATCGTACTTCGTATCAGTTCCCTAAGATCCACCGAATCGATCATCATCACACCTACACTCGCTATGCCTTTTCCTTATTGAATGGCATTGATCCTGAACTTTTAACTAAAAAAAGATGGGCATTACGACAAGTATTAGGCAGCAACATCGAAATAAACGGCAGCCTAAAAAACTTTAGTATTACTGTCCACCATAAAAGCTTACCTAAGAGGCTCAATTATAGTTATGAAGCCATTCATCCTCATATTGAAAAAATGGAGCTTCCAGTGTGCATTGGTCAAGATATCTACGGAAACCCTATTTCATGGGATTTTGCTGATTTAGAGACCTTACTGATTTCTGGCGAAATTGGCGCAGGAAAAAGTAGCCTGATGCGTGTTATCCTCACAACGTGGGTGAAATATACGTCACCTGAAGACTTACGTTTAGTGTTAGTGGATCTTAAACGAGCTGATTTAGGGTTATTTCACGGAATTGAACATGTGGATGCGCTTTGTTTTGAAGCGAAAGATATGAGAAGACCTTTTGCCTTACTTCGAGCTGAAATGTATCGGCGAGGAGACTTACTGTTAGAACATGGTGTGACACATATCAGCAGGCTTCCCTTTAAGCTGCCTCGGATTGTCGTGGTTGTAGATGAAATGAGCATAATCAAACGAGAAACGGATCTTGTAGAGATGATTCAACAGTTTGCGAGTCAAGGCCGTGCTCTAGGTGTTCATACCATTATTGCGATGCAGCGTCCCGATGCGGATTTATTAAATTCAGCATTAAAGGCGAACTTACGAGTACGAATTTCTGGGAGGCAGGCCGATGCCACAAATGCGAAAGTAGCCGGAGTGATGGGCGCAGAAGAGATTGATGCTGCAGCCAGGGGACGTATGAAAATCAAAATTGATGAAGTCAAAGAGTTTCAAGCCTATTTTTTAGATGAAGAAGCTTGTAAGGAAATGCTTTCTTCTCATAAGACACGGGTAAAAGATCTTGAACCGCAGTTGGAGGTTGTGTCACAGCCCCTCTTTGGGTTGTTAGAAAAGGAGGAACAGCGATGA
- a CDS encoding serine hydrolase yields MQKIKSSLIDHLRGYTKEMMKDLNVPGAAVAIIKDGEIILSEGFGYRDIENKKTVTPNTLFAIGSSTKAFGTLSLSLLAQQQKFNWDKPVQSYIPTFSLHDPLVSSQTTSRDLASHRSGVSRHELLWYGSSLTRKDIAEKIQYLELDAPFRTSFLYNNLMYATISHMVEEITNQTWEQYVTEHILQPLHMEDTNFSVTTSQEADDHALPYIEKNEDIVKVPFRNIDTVGAAGCINSNIEDMAKWILFHLNQGKMDQHELITPDMLQQMYQPHIPIPDEPLLSTSETTLNCYGLGWFISAYRGHKVIHHGGNIDGFSALVSFIPEENIGLVILTNTGTTLLPSYLANQIYDELLGLDAIDWHKRAIEDTAKFKEMMKELDKPLPQVKGTTLTHAVKEYTGIFEHPAYGKIEVYKQNDTLYLKWESVNIEMKHHHYNVYTTKWNFSHTEMNVLIAYEMDVEGKLSQFKLHLPPMLSTKPIVFSKITDRIS; encoded by the coding sequence ATGCAAAAAATAAAATCCTCTCTTATAGATCACCTACGTGGTTATACAAAGGAAATGATGAAAGATCTAAATGTGCCAGGGGCAGCAGTCGCAATCATAAAAGATGGAGAAATTATTCTTTCTGAGGGATTTGGATACCGTGACATTGAAAATAAAAAAACTGTTACACCAAATACGCTATTTGCAATTGGTTCATCTACAAAAGCTTTTGGGACGCTTTCCCTAAGTTTACTTGCCCAGCAACAAAAATTTAATTGGGATAAACCTGTTCAAAGTTATATTCCTACTTTTTCACTCCATGATCCTCTAGTAAGCTCACAAACTACATCTCGTGATTTGGCCTCTCATCGTTCTGGTGTTAGTCGTCATGAACTGCTATGGTATGGATCTTCATTAACACGAAAAGATATTGCGGAAAAAATTCAATATTTGGAGCTAGATGCACCATTTCGTACAAGCTTTTTATATAATAATTTAATGTATGCAACCATCAGCCATATGGTAGAAGAAATCACTAATCAAACATGGGAACAATATGTAACCGAACATATTCTACAACCTCTTCATATGGAAGATACAAACTTCTCGGTTACCACTTCACAAGAAGCAGATGATCACGCACTTCCATACATTGAAAAGAACGAGGATATAGTCAAAGTCCCATTTCGTAACATCGATACAGTTGGCGCTGCGGGATGCATAAACTCAAATATAGAAGATATGGCTAAATGGATCCTATTTCATTTAAATCAAGGAAAAATGGACCAACATGAGCTTATTACACCAGATATGTTACAGCAGATGTATCAACCGCATATTCCAATTCCAGATGAACCACTTTTATCTACATCAGAAACAACACTAAATTGCTATGGACTTGGCTGGTTTATTAGTGCATATCGGGGTCATAAAGTAATCCACCATGGTGGGAATATTGATGGTTTTTCAGCACTCGTATCTTTTATACCAGAGGAAAATATCGGACTTGTTATATTAACAAACACTGGAACAACGTTATTACCATCTTACCTTGCGAATCAAATTTATGATGAGCTTCTAGGGCTAGATGCAATTGACTGGCATAAAAGAGCTATAGAAGATACAGCTAAATTTAAAGAAATGATGAAAGAATTAGATAAGCCTCTTCCACAAGTAAAAGGGACAACCCTTACACATGCAGTAAAAGAGTATACAGGAATATTTGAGCATCCTGCATATGGGAAAATCGAAGTGTATAAACAAAACGATACGTTATATTTAAAGTGGGAATCAGTTAATATAGAGATGAAACATCACCATTACAACGTGTACACAACAAAGTGGAATTTTTCTCATACAGAAATGAATGTATTAATTGCCTATGAGATGGACGTAGAAGGGAAATTATCACAGTTTAAATTGCATTTACCACCAATGTTGAGTACAAAACCGATTGTATTTAGTAAAATTACAGATAGAATTTCATAA